A single genomic interval of Amycolatopsis albispora harbors:
- a CDS encoding AraC family transcriptional regulator: MQLLSSSAIDQNAVEEFRAIMAREGTGELTLIQTQAQAPLRWFREVYPELDAEQATRLGIACAEQAQLTSFGPMSVPLVSAGTVAEVVQLLTYLPVITKAVTTQFDRQPEDLTIRLSGNAGEPDLDCLVVTYCGLALMRLIDLLVGDTSEVTMHSRWPEPSVLSREAWPGGRLVFDAPLSYLHIPARTLHTACRFPDPLAYEVAITDLQQALERRAGPQDFTRRVRELLDDRPGVKTIQSVADEFSISSSTLKRRLAAEGTSFRELLQKSLLDRARIRLLDRSTSVSEVAAELGYSDVTNFSHAFKAWTGSSPSHFRRAHQHP, from the coding sequence GTGCAACTGCTGAGCAGTTCAGCGATCGATCAGAACGCCGTGGAGGAGTTCCGCGCCATCATGGCGCGCGAGGGAACCGGCGAGCTGACTCTGATTCAGACCCAAGCGCAAGCACCGCTGCGGTGGTTTCGCGAGGTCTATCCCGAACTCGACGCCGAGCAGGCGACCCGGCTGGGGATCGCCTGCGCGGAACAGGCCCAGCTCACGTCCTTCGGGCCGATGAGCGTGCCGCTGGTCAGCGCAGGAACCGTCGCCGAGGTCGTGCAGCTGCTGACCTATCTTCCGGTTATCACCAAGGCCGTCACCACCCAGTTCGATCGCCAGCCGGAGGACCTGACGATTCGGCTGTCCGGGAACGCAGGAGAACCCGACCTGGACTGTCTAGTCGTCACCTACTGCGGCCTGGCCCTCATGCGGTTGATCGACCTGCTGGTCGGCGACACGTCGGAGGTGACCATGCATAGTCGCTGGCCGGAGCCGAGCGTCCTGTCTCGAGAGGCATGGCCAGGGGGTCGGCTCGTCTTCGACGCCCCCTTGTCCTACCTGCATATCCCTGCACGGACGCTGCACACGGCCTGCCGCTTCCCCGACCCACTCGCCTACGAAGTCGCCATAACTGACCTCCAGCAGGCGCTCGAACGTCGGGCTGGCCCCCAGGACTTCACCCGCAGAGTGCGGGAGCTGTTGGACGACAGGCCAGGGGTGAAGACGATCCAGTCAGTCGCGGATGAGTTCTCGATCTCCTCGAGCACCCTGAAACGCCGCCTCGCCGCGGAGGGAACCAGCTTCCGCGAACTCCTCCAGAAGTCCCTGCTCGACCGTGCCCGGATACGGCTGCTCGACCGATCCACGTCGGTCAGTGAGGTCGCCGCCGAACTCGGCTACAGCGACGTCACCAACTTCTCGCACGCCTTCAAAGCATGGACCGGCTCCTCACCGAGCCACTTCCGACGCGCCCACCAGCACCCTTGA